A portion of the Corynebacterium heidelbergense genome contains these proteins:
- a CDS encoding oxidoreductase has protein sequence MPVATPSNQPDPLAPLLELPGVADAVQEASDYVARVHRHPANLRGWDVTGAESVLRGARASAQIDGGSVRLPEDGQVADPILAGSLRVAEMLAPDGTTETQTIWRRAPLQIMAKINALASPEMSDPAFRQLAARGSEQGGSEFLVPGRPWAAAGGRLKLLAALLTGGSRVSAVVLSAVVHGELLALAPFAGANGVTARACSRLTTIASGLDPRGLGVPEVWWNRHRGEYGDLARAFAQGTPEAVGAWICFHAQGLSEGALEGKSIADASRP, from the coding sequence ATGCCAGTCGCCACCCCCAGTAACCAGCCAGATCCGCTCGCTCCACTGTTAGAGCTACCGGGGGTCGCCGATGCCGTGCAGGAGGCCAGCGACTACGTGGCGCGGGTACACCGTCATCCCGCCAACCTGCGGGGGTGGGATGTCACTGGGGCCGAGTCTGTGCTGCGGGGGGCTCGAGCCTCCGCCCAGATCGACGGGGGATCGGTGCGCCTGCCGGAGGACGGCCAGGTGGCCGACCCGATTCTGGCCGGGTCCCTGCGCGTGGCGGAGATGCTGGCGCCGGATGGAACTACGGAGACGCAGACGATCTGGCGCCGGGCCCCCTTGCAGATCATGGCCAAGATCAACGCCTTGGCCAGCCCGGAGATGTCGGATCCGGCCTTCCGCCAGTTGGCAGCGCGGGGATCTGAGCAGGGGGGCTCCGAATTCCTCGTTCCCGGCCGCCCGTGGGCTGCAGCGGGCGGGCGGCTGAAATTGCTGGCAGCGCTGCTGACCGGCGGAAGCCGCGTCAGCGCAGTGGTGCTTTCCGCAGTAGTGCACGGAGAATTGCTGGCCCTGGCCCCGTTCGCGGGAGCCAATGGCGTTACCGCGCGGGCCTGCTCCCGGTTGACTACGATCGCCAGCGGCCTGGACCCGCGCGGACTGGGTGTGCCAGAGGTGTGGTGGAACCGGCATAGGGGGGAGTACGGCGATTTAGCCCGGGCTTTCGCACAAGGCACCCCGGAAGCCGTCGGGGCGTGGATCTGTTTCCACGCCCAGGGGTTGTCCGAGGGCGCCTTGGAGGGCAAGTCCATCGCGGACGCCTCCCGGCCCTAG
- a CDS encoding phage holin family protein, with protein sequence MSNNHSDGLYTDRDSFNPQVNAIPLSDVDSRSQGQGSIADLLKDASAQFSTLVRTEIELAKAEISESAKKAGIGAGLFAAAAVILAYSSFFLFFTIAEVLQTFMWRWAAFLVVFLFMLVLVAVLALIGLKQVKKIKKPEKTIESVNELKQVVPANNKQLSRGKAGRTENGMYT encoded by the coding sequence GTGAGCAACAACCATAGCGATGGTCTCTACACTGACCGCGATAGCTTTAACCCGCAGGTCAACGCCATTCCGCTGTCGGACGTCGATTCCCGCAGCCAGGGTCAGGGCAGCATCGCCGATCTGCTTAAGGATGCTTCCGCCCAGTTCTCCACGCTGGTGCGTACGGAGATCGAGCTGGCCAAGGCGGAGATTTCTGAGTCTGCGAAGAAGGCCGGAATCGGCGCTGGCCTCTTCGCCGCGGCAGCCGTCATCCTGGCCTACAGCTCTTTCTTCCTTTTCTTCACTATCGCCGAGGTGTTGCAGACCTTCATGTGGCGCTGGGCCGCGTTCCTCGTCGTCTTCCTGTTCATGCTGGTGCTCGTCGCCGTCCTGGCGCTCATCGGCCTGAAGCAGGTGAAGAAGATCAAGAAGCCCGAAAAGACCATCGAGTCCGTCAACGAGCTCAAGCAGGTCGTGCCGGCCAATAACAAGCAATTGTCCCGGGGCAAGGCCGGTCGCACCGAGAACGGGATGTACACCTAA
- a CDS encoding alpha/beta hydrolase has protein sequence MTSSLEPAAERTPESIFVHSRGVRLHLAVQGPRNAPLLLLIHGFGGGAFEWQELLEQLRGAHYRIAAVDLRGTGRSDKTPRGYDLTTAASDMAGVIRGLGYARAIVVGHGYGGLVGWTLAAHEPARVSCLVTLSAPHPVVQAQKILTQPVAHWSQLWPNLYVQLPKAPEKTLLKDGAAAAERYFRARVAPGFRDTELYRRHAELRREAMLVDKVAHTSCEYRRWTFRSRFRPEGISFDRSFPRRIAIPVVCVNGSMDPAYTAAAARRSAHRGGPGSRAELLYGVGHFPHIEDPQAVAEILQRAVAAADAD, from the coding sequence GTGACGAGCAGCCTGGAACCCGCCGCAGAACGCACCCCGGAGAGCATCTTCGTTCACTCCCGGGGTGTGCGTTTGCATCTCGCCGTCCAGGGCCCCCGAAACGCCCCGCTCCTGCTGCTCATCCACGGTTTCGGCGGGGGCGCCTTCGAGTGGCAGGAACTGCTGGAGCAGTTGCGAGGTGCCCACTACCGCATCGCTGCAGTGGACCTGCGGGGCACCGGCCGCTCAGATAAGACCCCGCGCGGGTACGACCTCACCACCGCCGCCAGCGACATGGCGGGCGTCATCCGCGGCCTCGGCTATGCCCGAGCAATTGTCGTGGGCCACGGCTACGGCGGCCTCGTCGGCTGGACCCTCGCCGCCCACGAACCGGCGCGCGTCTCCTGCCTGGTCACCCTCAGCGCACCCCACCCGGTGGTGCAGGCCCAAAAGATCCTCACCCAACCGGTAGCGCACTGGTCCCAGCTATGGCCCAACCTGTACGTACAGCTACCCAAGGCCCCGGAAAAGACCCTGCTGAAGGACGGCGCCGCTGCTGCTGAGCGCTACTTCCGCGCCCGCGTGGCCCCCGGCTTTCGGGACACGGAGCTCTACCGCCGCCATGCCGAGCTGCGCCGCGAGGCCATGCTGGTGGACAAGGTGGCCCATACCTCCTGTGAGTACCGGCGGTGGACCTTCCGCTCCCGATTCCGCCCGGAGGGGATCAGCTTCGACCGCAGCTTCCCCCGCCGCATCGCAATCCCGGTGGTCTGCGTCAACGGGAGCATGGACCCGGCGTACACCGCCGCCGCTGCCCGGCGGTCCGCCCACCGCGGCGGCCCTGGCTCCCGCGCCGAGCTGCTCTACGGCGTGGGCCACTTCCCCCACATCGAGGATCCCCAGGCCGTGGCGGAGATCCTGCAGCGCGCCGTGGCCGCCGCCGACGCAGACTAG
- a CDS encoding MarP family serine protease, with translation MSGSAVIDVVLLLFILASVVAGWRQGGSVAGFSLAGVLAGGFVGVRAIPVVLRLVDRASGGDGAEADAGEGWRFLLALGVILGFVLVGYALGSAIGAWLRQRLRTTSAAGVDSLLGSIVHVVTTLVVVWLVLAPVAARDSNHFSQSLKGSAVLSGVERATPQFIRNVPARVHSFIDASGFPVISDPFNQMPQRQVDAPNSALSADPVVAAVGPSVVHVIGEADQCSRLLQGSGFVVAPNTVMTNAHVVAGTNKVQLSTVNGRVDATVTMYNPQHDIALLSAPGLGLQPLQWSEADAQAGQDAIVLGYPLGGPFTATPARVREKFVVSGPNIYANSRVDREAYSLRATVQHGNSGGPLVDGEGHVLGLIFGADANEDGTGYALTREEVDSQVGQLSQYRAAVGTGACVNG, from the coding sequence ATGAGCGGGTCCGCAGTCATCGACGTGGTGCTTCTCCTCTTCATCCTGGCCTCCGTGGTCGCAGGGTGGCGGCAGGGCGGGAGCGTGGCGGGTTTCAGCCTGGCTGGGGTGCTGGCCGGCGGTTTCGTAGGTGTGCGGGCCATTCCCGTCGTGCTCAGGCTCGTGGACCGCGCGAGCGGGGGAGATGGGGCCGAGGCGGACGCGGGGGAGGGGTGGCGTTTTCTACTGGCCCTCGGGGTTATCCTCGGGTTTGTCCTGGTGGGGTATGCCCTGGGCTCCGCCATCGGTGCGTGGCTGCGCCAACGGTTGCGCACAACGAGTGCGGCGGGGGTGGATTCGTTGCTGGGCTCCATCGTTCACGTGGTGACCACGCTCGTCGTCGTGTGGCTCGTGCTGGCCCCGGTGGCAGCGCGGGACTCCAACCATTTCAGCCAGTCCCTCAAGGGATCCGCCGTGCTCTCCGGGGTGGAGCGGGCCACGCCCCAATTCATCCGTAACGTCCCGGCGCGCGTGCACTCTTTCATCGATGCCTCCGGTTTCCCGGTGATCAGCGACCCCTTCAACCAAATGCCACAACGGCAGGTGGATGCGCCCAACTCCGCCCTCAGCGCCGATCCTGTCGTGGCCGCCGTGGGTCCCAGCGTGGTTCACGTCATCGGCGAGGCGGACCAGTGCAGTCGCCTACTGCAGGGGTCCGGGTTTGTGGTGGCGCCCAACACGGTGATGACAAACGCGCATGTCGTTGCGGGCACCAACAAGGTACAGCTCTCCACGGTGAACGGGCGGGTGGATGCCACCGTGACCATGTACAACCCGCAGCACGACATCGCGCTGCTCAGCGCGCCGGGGCTGGGCCTCCAGCCGTTGCAATGGTCGGAGGCGGATGCGCAGGCTGGGCAGGATGCCATCGTGCTCGGGTATCCCCTGGGCGGCCCCTTCACAGCTACCCCGGCGAGGGTGCGGGAGAAGTTCGTGGTCTCCGGGCCCAACATCTACGCCAACAGCAGGGTGGACCGGGAGGCCTACTCCCTGCGGGCCACCGTTCAGCACGGCAATTCAGGGGGTCCCCTGGTGGATGGGGAAGGGCATGTTCTGGGGCTCATCTTCGGGGCGGATGCCAACGAGGATGGCACCGGTTACGCCCTGACGCGCGAGGAAGTGGATAGCCAGGTGGGGCAGCTCAGTCAGTATCGGGCGGCCGTGGGGACCGGGGCCTGCGTGAACGGCTAG
- a CDS encoding NUDIX hydrolase yields the protein MTSPLYTLDQWRRAAADQPPLPSQIPPWLRDFATAARQGNIHDRLNEPARIVPETGPDGTPPRYSAVLLLIGGPKGFDPTPEQPFPPEATLLLTHRAPTMRNHSGQMAFPGGRWEPQDAGPVETALREAEEETGLDTSGVEPLAVLQPVYIDRSNFAVIPVLAYWARPGKVHPASPENDWVQAYPLRRLVDPRLRYTVGFAGWSGPAFDVEGMVLWGFTAGVLTAVLQVAGWEQSWAAEPTRDLLEVLRKSANKEALAHMAAKFRAAGETGGAP from the coding sequence ATGACATCCCCCCTCTACACGCTGGACCAATGGCGGCGCGCGGCCGCCGACCAGCCGCCCCTACCCAGCCAAATTCCGCCCTGGCTACGTGACTTCGCCACCGCAGCCCGGCAGGGCAACATCCACGATCGGCTCAACGAACCGGCCCGGATTGTCCCCGAGACCGGGCCGGACGGCACCCCGCCGCGCTATTCCGCTGTGCTCCTGCTCATCGGCGGGCCTAAGGGCTTCGACCCCACCCCGGAGCAGCCCTTTCCCCCGGAGGCCACCCTGTTGCTGACCCACCGGGCCCCCACGATGCGCAACCACTCCGGGCAGATGGCCTTCCCCGGCGGGCGGTGGGAACCGCAGGACGCCGGGCCCGTGGAGACGGCCCTGCGGGAAGCGGAGGAGGAAACCGGGCTGGACACCTCCGGTGTGGAGCCGCTGGCAGTCCTCCAACCGGTGTACATCGACCGCAGCAACTTCGCGGTCATCCCCGTGCTGGCCTACTGGGCGCGGCCGGGGAAGGTGCACCCGGCATCCCCGGAAAACGACTGGGTGCAGGCCTATCCTCTGCGCCGACTCGTGGACCCCCGGCTGCGCTACACCGTGGGCTTCGCCGGGTGGTCCGGGCCGGCCTTCGACGTCGAGGGCATGGTGCTGTGGGGTTTCACCGCCGGGGTGCTTACCGCCGTGCTGCAGGTGGCCGGGTGGGAGCAATCGTGGGCGGCAGAGCCGACGCGGGATCTGCTGGAGGTGCTGCGCAAGTCCGCCAACAAGGAGGCGCTGGCCCACATGGCGGCAAAGTTCCGGGCCGCCGGGGAGACCGGAGGTGCCCCATGA
- a CDS encoding TlpA family protein disulfide reductase: protein MTKTSRAPEADRSRRIILVLTVVVGLAVAAIPLVAAWLGEQPDSPAAAPGVVGGSSSAVDATSTAQRTPDPAIPVLDTPIACPGVAPGAPDPDGPASTTVAVGLQKTSLPCLTDSGDNSARKTLSQHLVGKPTVLNVWAWWCGPCQKELPLVNTLAERHPEWNVVGLHADPAAEAGVQKMTDLHITHLASYQDAKKEFPRQASLPGVVPLTIVYRADGSEAKMEMRPFTSYEELEKAVQEALG, encoded by the coding sequence ATGACCAAGACTTCCCGCGCCCCGGAGGCGGACCGCTCCCGCCGGATCATCTTGGTGCTCACCGTGGTGGTCGGCCTCGCCGTCGCAGCGATTCCGCTGGTGGCGGCGTGGTTGGGAGAACAGCCGGATTCCCCCGCCGCGGCCCCTGGGGTGGTCGGTGGCTCGTCTTCTGCTGTGGACGCCACCAGCACCGCGCAGCGCACACCAGACCCCGCAATCCCGGTACTGGACACCCCCATCGCCTGCCCAGGCGTGGCCCCTGGGGCACCGGATCCGGACGGCCCCGCCAGCACCACCGTGGCCGTGGGCCTGCAAAAAACGTCCCTGCCCTGCCTGACGGACAGCGGGGATAACTCGGCCCGCAAAACCCTCAGCCAACACCTCGTCGGCAAGCCGACGGTGCTCAACGTGTGGGCCTGGTGGTGCGGTCCGTGTCAGAAGGAGCTGCCCCTGGTGAACACGTTGGCCGAGCGGCACCCCGAATGGAATGTCGTGGGTCTTCACGCGGATCCGGCTGCGGAGGCGGGCGTCCAAAAGATGACAGACCTCCACATCACCCACCTGGCCTCCTACCAGGACGCCAAAAAGGAATTCCCCCGCCAGGCCAGCCTGCCGGGCGTGGTGCCCCTGACCATCGTGTACCGGGCCGACGGATCCGAGGCGAAGATGGAGATGCGGCCGTTCACCTCCTACGAGGAGCTGGAAAAAGCAGTGCAGGAGGCCCTGGGTTAG
- the nth gene encoding endonuclease III: MPAPLEPRLPKPGRHIAALGRETPLGTKRRARKISRLLAQAYPRAEAELNFSNPLELLVATVLSAQCTDVRVNQVTPALFLRYPTAADYAAAQREELEALIRPTGFFRSKATSIMGLGRAIEERHGGVVPGRLEDLVKLPGVGRKTANVVLGNAFDTPGLTVDTHLGRLSRRWMLTRQEDPVKVEQDLAELIERRDWTVFSHRAIFHGRRICHSRRAACGACFLARQCPSFGMVGPADPEAAMRLITSADREHLLSLAGFEGAEQ, encoded by the coding sequence ATGCCCGCTCCGCTCGAACCCCGGTTGCCCAAGCCCGGGCGCCACATCGCCGCCCTCGGCCGGGAAACCCCCCTGGGCACGAAGCGCCGTGCCCGGAAAATTAGCCGCCTGCTGGCCCAGGCCTACCCCAGGGCGGAGGCGGAGTTGAACTTCAGTAACCCGCTAGAGCTGCTGGTGGCCACGGTCCTGTCCGCCCAGTGCACGGATGTGCGGGTCAACCAGGTGACCCCGGCGCTGTTCCTGCGCTACCCGACCGCCGCAGATTATGCCGCAGCCCAGCGCGAGGAGCTGGAGGCCCTCATCCGGCCTACCGGCTTTTTCCGGTCGAAGGCGACGAGCATCATGGGCCTTGGCCGGGCCATCGAGGAGCGCCACGGCGGGGTGGTGCCGGGGCGCCTGGAGGATCTGGTGAAGCTGCCCGGGGTCGGCCGCAAGACCGCGAACGTGGTCTTGGGCAATGCTTTTGACACCCCCGGATTGACGGTCGATACCCACCTGGGGCGGCTATCCCGCCGGTGGATGCTCACGCGCCAGGAGGATCCGGTGAAGGTGGAGCAGGACTTGGCAGAGTTGATCGAGCGCCGGGACTGGACCGTGTTCTCCCATCGGGCGATCTTCCACGGCCGCCGAATCTGCCATTCCCGCCGGGCGGCCTGTGGCGCCTGCTTCCTGGCCCGGCAGTGCCCCAGCTTCGGGATGGTCGGCCCGGCTGACCCGGAGGCCGCGATGCGGTTGATCACCTCTGCGGATCGGGAGCACCTGTTATCCCTGGCGGGTTTTGAAGGAGCTGAGCAGTGA
- the glxR gene encoding CRP-like cAMP-activated global transcriptional regulator GlxR: protein MPETPEILSRAGIFQGVDPGAVRSLIEQLDSVKFPRGTTIFNEGEPGDRLYIIVSGKVKLARHAADGRENLLTVMGPSDMFGELSIFDPGPRTSSAVCVTDVRAATMDSAMLHAWIGAHPAISEQLLRVLARRLRRTNNSLADLIFTDVPGRVAKALLQLANRFGTQEGGALRVHHDLTQEEIAQLVGASRETVNKALAEFAQRGWIKLEGKAVVISDTERLARRAR from the coding sequence ATGCCTGAAACCCCCGAAATCCTGTCCCGCGCGGGCATTTTTCAGGGAGTCGACCCCGGGGCCGTGCGCTCGTTGATCGAGCAGCTAGATTCTGTGAAGTTCCCCCGCGGCACGACCATTTTCAACGAGGGCGAGCCCGGAGACCGGCTGTACATCATCGTCAGCGGCAAGGTGAAGCTCGCCCGGCACGCCGCCGACGGGCGGGAGAACCTGTTGACGGTCATGGGCCCCTCGGACATGTTCGGGGAGCTGTCCATCTTCGACCCCGGTCCGCGCACCTCCTCCGCCGTGTGCGTGACGGACGTGCGGGCCGCGACGATGGATTCCGCCATGCTCCACGCGTGGATCGGGGCGCACCCGGCAATCTCCGAGCAGCTCTTGCGGGTGCTGGCCCGCCGCCTGCGCCGGACGAACAACTCCCTGGCGGACCTCATCTTCACCGACGTGCCCGGCCGCGTTGCCAAGGCCCTGCTACAGCTAGCCAATCGCTTTGGCACGCAAGAGGGCGGGGCGCTGCGAGTGCATCACGACCTAACCCAGGAGGAGATTGCGCAGCTCGTGGGGGCTTCCCGGGAGACGGTGAACAAGGCCTTGGCCGAATTCGCGCAGCGCGGGTGGATCAAGCTGGAGGGCAAGGCCGTGGTCATCTCCGACACGGAGCGCTTGGCTCGCCGCGCCCGCTAG
- a CDS encoding MBL fold metallo-hydrolase, with product MKHPAYSQLRPVTANAGVVLAPNPSYAALEGTNSWVLRGEGDSVSVVVDPGPQDEGHLNVLWSKATGPDEENPANIAVVLLTHRHHDHAGGAHRFRQISGVQVRAFDKQYCYGGAEPLQDGEIISFEGLTPTIEVVHTPGHTADSVSFFIHSEGGTDDSDVEAIITGDTIAGRHTTMISETDGDLGAYLDTLATLRDRGSNVPLLPGHGPDQPNTAEIAQRYIDRREQRLEQVKQALAELGDDADVSEIVDYIYTDVDPVLRDAAAQSTRVTLRFLQKK from the coding sequence ATGAAACATCCTGCGTACAGCCAATTGCGACCGGTCACAGCCAATGCGGGGGTTGTGCTGGCCCCCAACCCGAGCTACGCGGCGCTGGAGGGCACCAACTCCTGGGTCCTGCGCGGCGAAGGCGATTCCGTCTCCGTGGTGGTCGATCCGGGTCCGCAGGATGAAGGGCACCTCAACGTGCTGTGGTCCAAGGCCACCGGCCCCGACGAGGAAAACCCCGCCAACATCGCCGTCGTGTTGCTCACCCACCGCCACCACGACCACGCCGGCGGGGCCCACCGCTTCCGCCAGATCTCCGGGGTGCAGGTGCGGGCCTTTGACAAGCAGTACTGCTATGGCGGGGCGGAGCCGCTGCAGGATGGGGAGATCATCTCCTTCGAGGGGCTGACCCCCACCATCGAGGTGGTCCACACGCCCGGCCACACTGCGGACAGCGTGAGCTTCTTCATCCACTCCGAGGGGGGAACGGATGATTCGGATGTGGAAGCCATCATCACCGGGGACACCATCGCCGGGCGCCACACCACGATGATCTCCGAAACGGACGGGGACCTTGGCGCCTACCTGGATACCCTGGCCACCCTGCGGGATCGCGGTTCTAACGTGCCGCTGCTGCCCGGGCACGGGCCGGATCAGCCGAACACCGCAGAAATCGCTCAGCGCTACATTGACCGGCGGGAGCAGCGCCTCGAGCAGGTCAAACAAGCGCTGGCGGAGCTCGGGGACGACGCGGACGTCTCCGAAATCGTGGACTACATCTACACCGACGTGGACCCGGTCCTGCGGGACGCCGCAGCCCAGTCCACGCGCGTGACCCTGCGTTTCCTGCAAAAGAAGTAG
- a CDS encoding RidA family protein: MSTDSSPQRSPVPSERLAELGIALPTVAAPVAAYVPAVQVGDMVYTSGQLPFIAGELPATGLVGVPKNTPEAPAAARPEVTAEAAYDLARTATLNALAAIDDLAGIDNIERIVKVTGFVASAPGFGGQPGVVNGASDLLGHIFGDAGTHARAAVGVAELPLGSPVEIEVMAQIRHSAK, translated from the coding sequence ATGTCCACTGACTCTTCCCCGCAGCGATCCCCTGTCCCCTCCGAGCGCCTCGCGGAATTGGGAATCGCCCTCCCCACCGTCGCCGCCCCCGTCGCCGCCTATGTTCCGGCCGTGCAGGTGGGGGACATGGTCTACACCTCGGGTCAGTTGCCCTTCATTGCGGGGGAACTGCCCGCAACGGGGCTTGTGGGCGTCCCCAAGAACACACCGGAGGCCCCCGCCGCCGCACGCCCGGAGGTCACCGCGGAAGCAGCCTACGACCTCGCCCGAACCGCCACGCTGAACGCCCTCGCCGCAATCGACGACCTCGCGGGCATTGACAACATCGAGCGCATCGTCAAGGTCACGGGGTTCGTGGCCTCCGCGCCGGGCTTCGGCGGGCAACCCGGGGTGGTCAACGGGGCCTCCGACCTACTGGGGCACATTTTTGGGGACGCCGGTACCCACGCGCGCGCCGCAGTGGGCGTGGCCGAGTTGCCCCTCGGGTCCCCTGTGGAAATCGAGGTCATGGCCCAGATCCGCCACAGCGCCAAGTAA
- a CDS encoding DUF4177 domain-containing protein, whose amino-acid sequence MTNWEYATVPLLTHATKQILDSWGQDGWELVSVLPGPTGEQHVAYLKRELAQ is encoded by the coding sequence ATGACTAACTGGGAATACGCCACCGTTCCGCTGCTCACGCACGCCACCAAGCAAATCCTTGATTCCTGGGGCCAGGACGGCTGGGAGCTGGTCTCCGTACTTCCCGGCCCCACCGGTGAGCAGCACGTCGCGTACCTCAAGCGCGAACTGGCTCAGTAA
- a CDS encoding WhiB family transcriptional regulator — protein sequence MTASLARPAAAPTTLHVNQVTSRESFANRGDWITRAHCRNVNPDELFVRGAAQRKAVAICRHCPVVLQCRADALDSKVEFGVWGGMTERQRRALLRKHPDVESWADFFAAQLEARHQREGVA from the coding sequence ATGACCGCATCGCTTGCTCGCCCCGCAGCCGCCCCCACCACGCTGCACGTGAACCAAGTGACCTCTCGCGAATCCTTCGCCAACCGGGGCGACTGGATAACCCGGGCCCACTGCCGCAACGTCAACCCAGACGAGCTGTTTGTCCGCGGCGCGGCCCAGCGCAAAGCGGTGGCGATCTGCCGCCACTGCCCCGTGGTGCTTCAGTGCCGCGCAGATGCCCTGGATAGCAAGGTGGAATTCGGCGTGTGGGGCGGCATGACGGAGCGCCAACGCCGCGCGCTGCTGCGTAAGCACCCCGACGTGGAAAGTTGGGCGGACTTCTTCGCCGCCCAACTGGAGGCCCGGCACCAGCGGGAGGGCGTGGCCTAA